The Haliotis asinina isolate JCU_RB_2024 chromosome 3, JCU_Hal_asi_v2, whole genome shotgun sequence genome segment ACAAGAATTACCTACCCTTGAAATATAGTTGGGTAGGTGAACTTGAGCACTGACAACACATACTgtaacaaacatgtgatattttATTATTCATTCAATCTATTGAAAACAAGAATAAATTGTATTCCTAGCatactgaaggaaacaaataagggaaaacCACTTAATTTCAGCATCATCTATTCCCAGATATTCGCATTGCAATTCAAAACTTGATCAGAAAGCTGAAAAGTATTAAAGGAACATTTGTACTTTCATATCTTTGCATGTTTGTTTCCCTGAGTATATATTAATAATACTTTCTTACTTTTCAAGCTTAATATACACTGAACTCAACAGGCATTATGAGGATTGGTGTCAGAATGTACGCCTGGTTAACATGTGCTTGTTGTATACAGAGACAAAATGGATTGGGTGGTAAGGCTCATTGACTAGAGAATTGATGGTACTGATTATATAATACTGTAGTACCATGTCTTTTCATGCCAGTTCTCACCCTGAATCTTCACAATTATAATCAGACTTCATAAATCAAAAACAAATGGATCATATCAGGGGCTTATTTCTCATGAAACTTTACCACAAAGTGCAAATCAACTAATATACTGGCCCCAAACCACCTGTGACTGCTCTCGTGTAGACGTCATGAGTCAGAGAGTTGGtgttcagcaatccatgctagTCACAAGGAGATTATTAGGACTAGGTAGTCATCTAAGCAGATCTGGTTGGTTGAAGGCTTTTGCAGATCAGGAAGAAACAGCAGCAGGGGAACAATCTTATCGTATATCTGCCTAGAACATGCTGGAACCAGGACCATAAGACAGATAACTGACCATAAAATGGTCTCTGCTGACACTTACTTTGTTCACAAAGTTTGTTGCCACGAACAGGAAACAAAAGAAGAGAATAAGCTGGAATGGCTGCTTTGGTGTTGTCGTTTCCGGCAACATGGCGTGAAAGTTGGTGGGAATGTCTACATCTTCAGAGTCCTTGGTTCATCAAGTATCCAGAAATAACTGCAAATAATGtttgaaaatctagaccctgacAGTCAAATTTTGGACTTTTTGCAAATAATTACACACATTGTAAAAAGAAAGAATCTTGTCTATTAACTGCCATCCCAAAATTTACATTCAAACACAATATTCTAAGCTGTGGAGTTTTCACCTTTAACAGTGGAATAGCACAGTTTGCCAGGTATGATGAATATATAGGATGATTGTTGGGGTTCGTAATATGATTTGAGGACAAAGCAAACGAAAAAACCCCCAaagaactaaaaacaaaaaagaaatacaagccacaaatataccattttaataactgatgttttttaggtgatgttatattttttttttcttattcccTTTCAGCAATGTTGGCCTTAGAGCCGACATGGTAAACACATAGCAGGCGTCTGATGATACTGCATTAATGTCCTTGGAACGACTTTTGTCGTTTTGATGATGCAcacattaaacaatgtaatataaACCGTTTTCGATCACATGAGAAGACTTAATTAGAAGATGTGACAGATTGGGATGTAATTCTCCATAAAACCAAAATAATGCAACCTTTACTGTCAATTGGGGGTGTTTAAGAAAATCACCAATGCTGACTAAAAGTGAAACCCCTAAAAATCTTACGGTCGCAGTTCAGAGCATCAAGCAATGTGACTTCGTGGCGTCCATCTTGTGGAGTTCCGGAAGTGCTATTTATAGACTATGGGGCTTTCCCCGATAGGTAGCGCTACCGTCCGCTTGCACCAGTTGATTTAGCAACGTATTTTGTTTCAAGAGTCAAGTGTCGGTTCATGCCTTCCcatgtaaatgatatttaaaTGTACAAAAAGCAAAGCCTTATGCACACTTTGAAATCGTTATCCATGAATGTAATATAAAACTTAAAGTAAATAAATTGacgtaatatatttatatatgtatagcTTGTTGTATGATTAATTTTGTCTTTTCCAAACTCCCccgatcgagtgagtgagtttggttttacgcagcCTCTAGCAATATTGTggctggtgacaccagaaagggattcacgcattgtacccatatggagaatcgaacccgggtcttcacctTGACTGGCGAACGccccactagactaccacactgTCCCAATAACTTCACTGAAATCgaaattatttgaaatatacatgtcaacAACAAATCAGGATTTAATAGCAATTTGTTTCAGTCATTTGCTTTAATTGTATTATCTCTCGTTCACCATTTACAACAGTAGTGACAGATGCAGGGAAAACAGTATGTTCATTTAATTGTGTGATATATATCAGTGCCGTTAAAACCGTACCCACAGGCTGTTAGCAGGATTATGATTCAATAGAAGTTCATAGAGTTCAACTTCATAGAAGTTCATATAATTTCATTcgcttaaaatatttttgttgtaaatTGCCAATTTATATCTTATACAAAGTAATGTTTTATGACGTCAGAATAATCATCGTTTTTACAGCAATAACGACTGGAGCGTGTAATATTATTGTTATGTATGTACGTatctgtgcgtgtgcgtgtgcgtgtgcgcgtgtatttgtgtgtatttCAACTAGCAATCTACAGTATATCACAATTTGTACAAAACGTGGTCAAAAACACTTGATGTATCCTAATTTGAATTCCATGGGTTCGAACGGCTTGATGGACATAAATCATGAAGTTCAAGGGTTAGGGGGAAGTGCTTCCCAGGGAAATATCGTCATGCCAACTTTTCTCTGCTTACAGTGAAAAGCACTTTTTACAACATTTCAGCATTTCGGCAACATATTTCCAGTACTAGAACATCCTGCTTAGGGGTCAGGGGTCGTTATCAACCACACGTGCACATGGGACTCTGCAAAACATGATACTTCGAAATGTGAAGTGTTGAAGGATAAGCCTGTTCCACCCAGACGACCAAGCGTGAATACGCTGTTCATGACCTCACGAGAAATTACTGCTAGACGCATATTacatgatcctgcgcactaaacgcatttgtgacaagagaggcggtacaacgaattgggcgagtacacttggctgctacaggtagcttgacgattatgcacgtgcaatacatgctaaccgtgacatgaaatcaacaccactACTGTgcaacacctgtctcgctactgttttacacctgtctcaatactgttaaacagatttcagttgtagtaaaaaatgtccaagttaggaaaacatgggcaaatagttcattctcaggcaagggagatagcatacaatgttatcatgtatatggacaaaatttgtgcaaccaaagcagattctcttttacaaagtagccttgctactggactctcaacggcagctttaaagcgcattaaggcagaaggtggtaggagtgcgagtggacctacatttattaGTCCCACCAAGTAGCGCAAACCccaaacttgcagttacaaacttgatgaattcgaccggtgtgcagtccgtcaatttgtacaaagtttatatggcgtataaaaacaactacccaatctggatacgatgtatgatatggcaaagtgccagttgaactacaagggttctaaggaaagttttcgaaaaaatctcaaagacatggggtttaggtggcgaaaaacgcagtcaaaccgtaaacttttaatggaacttaaagacattgtttccaagcgtttgcaatacttgcgtgcaataaagaaatacatagaagaaaatcgaacactcatctttatcgatgaaacatggttgcatgtacaccacattgtcccaaagtgttggcaacttgagggtgaagtcgtaatgAATAgggttcaacctccgtctggcaccggacctcggcttattgtggttcatgcaaggggtgaaaacggttttcttccaaatgctttgcttgtttttgatttcaaactcaaatcagcagactatcatggCGAGATGAACCTTGATAATGTTTCCtaatggctccaggaaaagctgatcccaaaccttccattgcactctgtcatcgttatggataatgcaccatatcatagcaagcaagtggacaaatgtccgacaaccgacaacagaaaagatgacataaaagcgtggctacaaaggcacaatatcttatttgatgagaaaatgcttaaagccgaactattgtttcctgcaaaatccaacaaattgggccctgtctacagagtagacacgatgttgaagcaacatggtcatgatgtactacgtctccctccataccacaCAGACctaaacccgattgagttaatttgggcaaatgcgaaaaattatgtcgcttcacaaaacttgcagttcacaaaaaattccttaagagttgccataaatgtaaggatgtctgcaatcggtgcaaaagaatggtcggaatgttggaaacgtgttaaaacaattgaagatggttactggcaacgcgTAATCGCAGTAAAAAGGGAAATTGACAcactagtgattgacttaggactcgcaagtgattcagacaccgagactgattcagagagtgataattaaagcatacgtcagtaagtccgcctaattttccagcattgttgtgtcttgtatgataattgacacatactatatcaggtttttactgttcccatactttgtcataaaaaaagagtgatctttggtgagttgtctgtattttatatttttttagtcactgataaatctactgagtctggtactgagtaatccccaaaccgacaaatttgtgtacaaagatatttctcactgacttatcaatgtcaaaaggtattttcagttttctgtacacaattttggtgaccatgatagaaatatgacagaaatttggaaataatgtttgaatattaaccatttctctggaaccggttatataaatttccaagacatgtattcccggtcgatcaccagcggaattatagacgaaaatcagcccgtacagagaaataggaacaaaataatgggataaaaatatttcccacttgcgactctgatttagccaccaccattcagtaacagataactttaacatattaaaaagttaaatgaaacacaattaacaacatgtagttattatctattcaATATTTAggagacgaaaagtcaactttacccattaaaacaacactgcatattccttcgaatgataagaatgcaatttcaggcataagatactgatattccacgctaacctatagttaagacgaagacaaaaagatgattggggcattgacaagcattttagatattcaacagttttgttaaaaaacatcaacaggaaaatgtcatttgcttcgtgaaatggatcggtggtcctaaacatatttgctcagtatattgtgttgattcaattcgttgggattgtacctgttcccaaatagagtgtgctataacaattcatgcgtgaaacgcacgggggaaaatgaacttctcgatatttatcaggcaacctgtctccctcttgtttcaagtggatcgttctgtggggcgttcccaagtatgcaaattggggtcatttgtcaggtcgtggatcatcttatatgtgtttaccagtagtcgCGCTGAGGTTGGTCCCATGTATAGGCCGAAACCTTATGGTCCTGAGTCGAATAAGAGTTCATGCTGCGAGTTTCAACAGTCAGACGTCTGAGCCCAGCACCAGCATGTCTATAACAGGAATATGTTATTCACATTGgcgtttaactcactcactcactcactcactcactcactcaacatccAAAAGAAATGTTAAACCCGAACTTAACCTATATCAGAAACGAAGGCAACAACAAATTGTACGTGGTGCCTGATAAGACTAGGTTCCTGCGTACCTGGACAGGGCGAACGCGCGTTTGCCACATTGTGCCAGTTATCTTACTATAAAGGTAACTGGGGAAATTCCCGAAGTTTCATTTTAAACTTGTCGGGTGTACCACAAGCTTCAGTTAAAAGGgtttgagtgagtaagtttatttGGTGTTGTTAGCCTACCTAGGTATATCATGTATTCCACGTACTCGACCTGGTCTCAGTTCTTCGCTAgtatatacacaaatacataGCGAGAGACGCATATCGATCAGGAAAAGAATGGACTGCCCGAGTAAGTCACGCAGTGTCACCTTACTCGGGTTTTGTCAAGGGCGTCTGTGTTAATGACACGTGACGTTGATAACATAGTGCTGTTGCGTCAACACCTGCGTCGTTGAACAGAACAAGTCTTTAGATAGTCTTTACGTGAAATCGATAAATATATATAGCGTCACACGTTTCTAAATATAGGTACAGTTTAACATTCACATTCAGAGATAAGCATCTACAGAAGGTAAACTTTATATTTTCTCCTTTAAATTTGATAGTGTCTCTTATTCATATTTAAGGCCGCATTGTGGGTAAGCCCGAATGGCCGACAGTCTGTCGTTCGAGCCTGGGTTGTGTCGGTTTATACCCGGACTATTGGGAATAACAAGTAATCAATCCAAACAAACGGAAGCACACTATTCACACACCTTATTCTCATCTCTTATCTTAACACTGGCCATCGTATATTAAGAaaagaacatacatacatacatacatacatacatacatacatacatacatacatacatacatacatacatacatacatacatacatacatacatacatacatacatacatacatagttaaGATAAGAGATGGGAATAAGGTGTGTGAACACTGTGCTTATGTTTGGTTCGGATTTATTAATTGTTTTGCCGATAGTCCGGGTATAAACCGACACAGCCCTGAAAggtttagtcatttcacgaaattgtAACATTCACATATACAGTATACACAACATACGCAgtgagacagacatacacagacatccattcatacatacatacaaactaaACTCGTCATTTAGGATATAATTCTATATAATTAATGTTATTGTGTTATACTGTTCTTATCACATCCTTTACAATGTAAACTTACTTCCAGGAACGAACACCCGAAACATTAGGAATTCACGACTTTACTGCATGAATGGCGGAATCACATCGCAGTAGAGTGCCAGATTCCCTCGTCAACGATATATTGAAACGATTATGCAGGCTTGAAACTGAAGATGACGTTAGTGGATCAAGTGTTGATGACCTCCCACAGGTCAAGGATATTATGAAAGAAGAGTTGATAAAAAGTATCCATAATGTTGAGGAGAGGTTCAAAATGTATGCTAAAAAATGTGTCAGGTTACTACATGTTGACCCGAAGAAAGTGCAAAGGGACATTTCTTGCACGGAAGATTACATCATGCAAATATTTCGTGAAAGGAAACAATTTATAATAGGTACGTATTGTACGTATTGTTGATCATACAGTGGAACCAATTATATTGTCGGCGGTGTGCTGTCAAATCACtaaatcactagattgtctggtgcaaACTTTATTATGTACCGCCACCATAGAGCTAAAATATTGGTAAGCGCcagcacaaacaacaacaaagtcCCATTTTGTTAAACATGCATTGCAAACCTTTCAGAAACCATTAAATGTGTTGCATGTTTTCTAGATTTCTTATGTGTGTATTGTTTGACGAAAATCCAGCCCTTTTTGGTAAACCCGAGCGCCACGTGAAACCCAAATACTTCATGACGATAAAAATGACCAAGATATTTTGTGGATTAATCTTTAACATCTTTGCCACACAACGTTTCGGGATCATCACGGATCTCTTTATCAGGTGATCTGACAGCTAATATCACGACGTTTACACTTTGACGTCATATCAACTGTCGGTTCACCTGATGAAAGGATCTGTAATGTTGTGTGGAAAAGGTTAAACACGATTAATCCAATAAATATGGTGGTCAtctataacaacttctaaatgctgcCAAATGACAACTAAAATGATCAtgtatgtttcaaatcattcccTAACCGTATTAGCATTGACTTTATGAGATCCACTTCAGAGAAAGAAGACAAGAGACTCAACGTTCACAGAGACGCTCTGAAAAAATGTCACCACCATATTATCAGCGACCTTGAACTTGTGAACTCTTCTGTCCTTGACCGACTTTTGGAGGATGACGTCATGTCTGTCTCGGACAAAGATAGCATTATCATGAAAAGAACCAAGAAGTTACAGAATGAAGAATTTTACAggtgtagatgaatgaatgctgTATGCTGTGTTCCTTATGAAACGTAGGATCCGATCTTTTCAACATATTAATGTTTGGAGACGTGTATGGAAAAAAAAGTGTAGACTAACAaccagtctctgaaatgaacatattttactgaaaaaagttcatagtcaaaaaacaaaaataatgaaattgagCCCTGAGAATTTGATTTTCTGAAGCTGaaggaatctagacttgccatattttctagacttgcatgggctttcttggatctatttgcttcagggtctgtgcgACAGACTAGGAAAAATGCATAAGATTTGTGACCAACTATGAGCCCATTACTTGCCATGGACTTATCACGTGGGAAGGTTTGAGTTTGTAGATTGTGAATCTATGGACGTCATCTTCAGTATTTTGAGGAACACAAAGTGTTTGGGTATAGTCTTATTCCTTCACCACGTAATAAACTAGTAAGTATTtactccgaaacgtcgtgtACGTCAACATGACGAAGCTGACATCCACAAATCTCCCACAAATGCCATTCAGAGGTTAGTGCTTGACAATGGCATCTAATACATATCGAAAGACTAATATTATGCAGGGTGTTACCGGTAGGGTAGGTCATGCGTACATCGTTCGGGATCTAGCTAATTTGAAAAAAAGCGATCCATTAGAGGAATTTCCCCCTGCCTTTGTTTTCCAGATATGTCTACGGGAAATTAACATTTGAAGCTTTCCAAAATTCCCTCCTACCCAGTTTGAAGAAAGATCATCCCCATTTGGCTGGCATCATCTCCGCGGAACTAGATACTCTAGAGGAATCAACGGAAGACGCTCAGTGTGCTACATGTAAGGCGTTGAAAATTGTCCAGGTAAACAAACTTACACAGAAGGTACAGAGAAGTTaatttaatttatcatatttgagTCGTGGATTCACTGTTGTTTATCTATACGGCAAGGATACTCAGTTAATTGTCATTTGAAGACTCTCTGCACaatgaaggagtgagtgagttggctttTGCgcctttttagcaatgttttagcaatgttttatgaatatcacaggtgacatcagaaatgggcttcaagtacccatgtggggaatcgaacccggggcttcgGTGTAACGGGCGAAGGCTGTAACTGCTGGGCTGCCCCACCGCCTGCTGTACATAATCATAGATACATAGCAACACATTTTTGTCTGAGTTAGGTAGGAAAATGTCGAAAGGACAAACCCAGTCAGTCTGTAACAACTGCTTTGGATGACTGAACACACCGGGTGATACATCATAACAAGCTGTTGAAGCATTAGAGCAGTAGTTTTGTGCTTTTTATACAAGAAAATCCcttctgattttttttatgtgTAAATAAGTATACTTTATTTTACCATCTGGTATATGTTAAGaagtaaatattatatatatctcCTTTACATTGTTTTTATTCCATCATATCTTTTTTATCTTTTGAAGGTGAAGAGACTGGCGACATCTCTGTTCAAGACTGGAGTTATAGACAATGCTGTCCATGCTGATCTGGGAAGCGATGCTATTACCAACAGCCAGAAATGGAAGGAACTGCTTGAACATGCCAACGTACCCGATGTCCACATCATCAGTGCCATGGAGAAGGAATACCCCGATCTGTACCACGACTTTAGGCGGGGGAATATGACtgagttgaaatgtttctgtggCGTCCCCGACACACTGAGCGTTGTGTCCGACTCTGTTTCTGCTTACTGGCGGGACGCCTTTGCTAATACGACGACGGGTGCTGGAGATGTTGCTGCATTAGATGACCTTCAGTCGTTCCTGTCTATGCCGGTCCAAGACGCTGAATCTGGTAATGTcaacacagatatatattttaaccGATCTTGGGTAATCAAAGACACATTCATAGCGGAGTGCGacctaaaacaacaaaccagacaatgaACTGTCAACCTGCTCCACAGTTAACATATTAACAGGAAGTGCCATTGTACACAAGCCACATCCTCAGATTGATGATACGTATATTAAATATTACTTTCTGTGTAGAGATTGCTAACTATGAAACTGCTGTTGAACATCCTGAACTTTGGGTCAAGGTAAAACATaacacatttcattatttttatccccccggcatgtaatgcggggggatatagtcgacgccttgtctgtccgtctgtccgtccgtccgtaatcattttgtttcccgaGCATAAGTCagaaaacgttcaatatttttggaccaaactttatagatatagtaatctcagcctatggttgtgccttttgctatttacagatttttggcatttatattttgttttccatAGAACattttagtgtttgttttatggtggggtgggcttcgtttccggagcagaacgccaaaaccgttcaatatttttctgcaaaacttggtagatatatcagtcagaacctatagtggtgccttttgttgtgtacaggatcttgtgctTTATCATTTACTCGTTttctccatggaaacgttttggacctagtctgaaaagtgagaggtgtgtttcatgtccgtagcagaactcaaaaacttcttaatatctgtcagtaaaatttggtagatatttgtggtagaccccaaagtggtgccttttggtttttaaaggtttttgtgatttcttattttcttggtttccgtggaaacgtttgggacttagtctcaaagtggagggatgggcttcgttcccagagcacaactcgaaaaccatttcatatctttcaacagatcttggcagatatatgagacagatcttgaaattgtgatttTGCTGATtatagatatatggcatttatattttcatgaattccatggaaacaattcaaacttagtctgaaaaacaatgagtaactgtgagatgatttgtccttcaAACATgtaggggccggggggatatgtcatcttctgataacACTTGTTTTCAAAGGTCATTTGCTATTTCAGCGTATCAAATGAATGC includes the following:
- the LOC137277675 gene encoding uncharacterized protein, whose product is MAESHRSRVPDSLVNDILKRLCRLETEDDVSGSSVDDLPQVKDIMKEELIKSIHNVEERFKMYAKKCVRLLHVDPKKVQRDISCTEDYIMQIFRERKQFIIEKEDKRLNVHRDALKKCHHHIISDLELVNSSVLDRLLEDDVMSVSDKDSIIMKRTKKLQNEEFYRYVYGKLTFEAFQNSLLPSLKKDHPHLAGIISAELDTLEESTEDAQCATCKALKIVQVKRLATSLFKTGVIDNAVHADLGSDAITNSQKWKELLEHANVPDVHIISAMEKEYPDLYHDFRRGNMTELKCFCGVPDTLSVVSDSVSAYWRDAFANTTTGAGDVAALDDLQSFLSMPVQDAESAYQMNARPRGICVIINNRDFQENQADADGWYERQHRLGKREGTDADAKRLEYIFSKLEFTIRLFTNLTDTQMVEKLQCVASTTDHKPFDAFVCCILSHGVKDRVYGTNCREVKVSDLTAPFKASACPSLAGKPKMFFIQAAQGNVRMQGLNVEDGLELPLPREGTAVDASVVREDLPHDRSDNPKCRSQVSPKELNVIPDESDFLLGYATSPGYVSYRSKRHGSWYIIKLAEVLETYGDRLDLLSCLLMVNDEVAKGNAITNDGVYKQVPAPVFTLRKKVNLSSDPMWFRSLSTINENR